In the genome of Raphanus sativus cultivar WK10039 chromosome 9, ASM80110v3, whole genome shotgun sequence, the window TTCGTGTCCACATTGAGTCATGAAATGTTTTCTACATTCTCCATGATCatataatgtttatcaaacCCTTTGGGACGTGAGCACTTTAATCTATATTCACTTGGACGTTTTGAAgtaacatgttttcctttatcCTTAGTTTTAATCCGAATGGGATAAGACTATCTTTGTTCTTGTGAACTCTTTGATGTTTCAATATTGTGTATGTCCATGTTACACGGAGTGATTAACACTTACCCCTATGGACATATCATATTTGGATACTTTTAGCGTGAGTTAACTTAGCTTTTACCATTATACAATCTTCTTTGGACGGTTTCTATTTAAGGAaacactttgtttcttttgcccATGGATTCATTATGAAACTATCCATTCATCAATTCTTAAGTCTTTCACTTATAAGAATGATTATTGTACATgtcctctctttgtgtacaTAACCTCAAATGTGAATGCAGTGCACACGACCTTAGTGTGTCCAAACATGTACTTCTTTAGGAAATAGGTACAAGTTATGGTCGTGTGTAATCTTAAGATTGTATGGTTTGATCTTGTAAGATCATCTCTATTTTTAAGAACAAGAGTggacattttatttttagaaaataaaactttCATTAATTCAAAGATAGTAAAATTAGGAAGTGAATAATGTTAAAGGAATAACAGAAATGTATGAAATAACTAAGTAAGAACACTAAGAGCTTGATGTCGAGTCATCATGGTGATCTATTCTCTTATGCTTCACTGGATTAATCTTTCTTGTGATCCATCCGACCACACTCTCCTTGATCCATGAGAATATCTTTGACAATTTTCCTTCATCTTTCCGAACCATCTTGGCTTTTCTTTTAAAGCTTTTTCTGATAAAGAACAGCTAGATACTTGGGAGTTCTGCATCTCTGTCCCGAATTGTTTTTCATTCCACAATTATTGCACAGTTTAGACCATCCCCCACGTCCATATCCTCTCTTGACATGGTTGGTTTCTAAATCAGCCTTGTCGGCTGGTAGTGCAATAGCTAGTGGCAATGGAATTGATCACGTAGTCTTTCTTTCACTACTGCTCATTACCAACTCATGATTTTGCTCAGCTTGCAACAATCTTGCTATTAGAGATGCATAGGTGGTGAAGCCCATCTCTCTATATTGTTGTAGTAACAATAAGTTGGTAGGGTGAAAGGTGGAGAATGTCTTTTCCAACATATCTTCATCAGTCACTacctcaccacatagtttcatttCGAAAACTATTTTGAGTAGTGCAAAGTTATATTCtcccacagacttatagtcttggaaTTTGAGGTTGATCTATTCATAAGGCTTTGGTATGTATAACCTCTTGGATACAATTTCTATTCTCTAGATCTGTCCAAAGCTTTGAGGGATCATCGGTCAGATATagacttttgagtttttttcacaaatatgaTGGCGATTGTTCAGGAGTTCTCTTGCGATGCTATCATCTGTGATGCATTCACTGAGTTTATTAGACTCAAGTGTGGTTTTAATATCTTGTGCCCATTACACATATTGCAAGTAGTTTTCTCCTGAGATTATGATGGAggaattcgacatctgaaatatttagtgtttcatAACTTAGACCTTAGTAATATGTTCCGAGgaactgattttaaaatctaattttagagaAGTTTTCCAGAAaattctataaaaggaaacattctaaaaatggaaactttctaaaaatggaaactttctagaaatggaaactttctgaaaatggaaactttctatctACCAAAATAGGGTTTATAATATCGATTGGTTTAgggatttataaactgatttggtttaatgttttcacaattCAGATTTGGTTTTTATAAGTTCATAAACCGGtttagattagggtttaatAATCGGATATGGTTTAAAGGATTTCATAATCCGATTTGGTTAAGGTTTTATACAAAGATTTAATTTCATAAGTTTTATGGTTTGAATATTAATCggttcattttataaaatctagcAACCTAACGATTTGATTTAAATCAAGCAAGAACAATAGTTCAACTTAGTTCAAATCGCAAACCtcaaatttcattttataaaatcggtttcaagttttcaaaatattaaccaaGTTCTATCAAGTAATCAAAAGAAGTTTGGATTTTGTTAACTTACCTTAAACTCGATCGATTTTTCTCCTTGGCTTCTCTTTAATCTCAATAGGTCTGACTTTGTTTCCCTTAAAAGAATTGATCAAAGAGAAGTTAGTAATATGAAAAACAATCAGCTATAAAAAAACTAGAAAGAGAAGTTTGCAGCCTTAGGTTTAGTTTCTGATTTTGACGGCGCCCCTTGTAGCTGTCGTAGAGAACGCGTCTGATCACGGATTGCGGTTAGGTCTGCGGCGTTggattctcctcttcaatagcttcaaattgatatgtcgcacgtcttctggatcgttacggtttgggagaacgatcgatttgaagttgagtcaaaattagggttcttgtgCAATTGACGGCGCGCACTAAAACAGAGCTCGGCGGGGCGTCTGAGATCTGATCGACGCGAGGTTTCCGGCTATGGATTCTTCtcttcaagatcttcaagttggTATGTCGCAGGTCGTTTGGATCGTTATGGTTTGAAagaacgatcgatttgaagttgtgtcaaaattagggttcttgagcaaTTGACGGCGCGTACTAAAACAGAGCGTGCCGGCGCGTCTGAGATCGTATCCTCGTGAGGTTAGCGGCTCTggcttcgtctcgtcgagatcttcaTATTGATAGGTGGCTCGCCGTCTAGGTCGTTACGGTTAGAGAGATATGACTGTTTTAAGATGCGGCTAGATTTTAAGGTTTGGGTGACCTACGATTTTTGCTAGGGTTTTGAGCTtagctcgtgctgataacgtgttgtgaatgtgtgtgtcttattaatgtagaatatgaactccttatataggaaaCTACAAGATGGACCACTAATGGGCCAAAACCTAgtaagtatcttttggataaacatccacctgaaccagtcggttcataacaATTTAACATTTTGGCCAAATATGATAAATCAATGAAAATAGAAGGAAATTATTGAAGGTAATTCAATGAAAATAGAATGACACTATTTAAgattatatatcttttaatGTTTCCATTCGCTGGGAGGGACAGATCTTTGTGCTTCAGAACATATGGTGGTCAAAACGGATATGTCCAAGGCATATGACCGCGTGGAGTGGGGTTATCTGCGTGCGTTACTGCTGGCTTTGGGTTTTGATATCAACTGGACCCGACTGATTATGCGGTGTGTGTCTACGGTAACATATTCAGTGCTGATTAATGACCAAGCTCATGGGATGATCATGCCTCAAAGGGGTCTTCGTCAAAGAGATCCCCTGTCTCCCCTACTTTTTGTACTATGTACAGAGGGGTTAACTCATTTGCTTACCAAAGCAGCGCAGGAGAGGAGAATAACTGGGATTCAATTTGGCTTCCGGAGATCAGCTAtgcatcatcttctttttgCAGACGACTGTCTGTTTTCTTGTAAAGCTGAGGAACAACAGAGTGCAGCTTTACTTCGAATTTTAGAGATGTACGGTCAGGTGACAGGGCAGGTGATTAATCCTAGTAAGTCATCTATCATATTTGGAAAGCAAGTGTCGGAAGAGAACAAGAGCAGAGTGAAGCAgttgttgggcccaaatatggcccgttAGCTGATAATAAAACCAAAGCAAGTATTGGGCCGAGTCAAAACCCAATACGTATCGGAGACCTAAACTGAGGTCTAATGCGGAGCCgaaggctgaaagctaaggactTTTACCAAAGAGGTCACggcgaagaggaagctcacgtcataacaagaagaagcgcaggacccggtcaaagggaagctgttgcggattccacctcaagcggagaagatctcggagatcagttgaagacaacctaaagaagtccaaggctatttaaagagaaggtctAGGACTAAGAAGGAGATCCGACTCAACTGATATTTTACTCAATATTCATCAAAACATTCTCATTGTAATACTCTTattatctttgtattcatcaaagatcaccttTTGTAATCATCatatttctattatatcaatacaaatcgcaattcattctacaagttcttacgggattcagcccgcgataatctttccctaacctttcctaaacattaaaCCCGATCTGAAAtttaggtgtgagttttacccctcacagcAGTGTCTTGGTATAGACACAGAGGGTGGCGCTTCAAAATATTTGGGCCTCCGAGAAGCCTTAAAGGATCTAAAGTGCAGCTCTTTTCCTATCTACAAGCGAGGCTAGGTAAGAGACTTTCTGGATGGCATGCTAAGACTCTTTCTCAAGGGGGCAAAGAGGTTTTGATCAAGGCAGTAGGGACAGCGCTCCCTGTCTCTGCTATGTCAGTGTTTAAGCTACCAAAGACGACTCTATCTAGTCTTACCAGTGCCCTCGCAAGTTTCTGGTGGAGTTCAGTAGAGCACAAGCGTAAGATACACTGGCTAAGTTGGGAGAAAATGTGTCTGCCAAAGAAGTTTGGAGGTCTTGGCTTCAAGGACCTAGAGAGTTTTAGCCAGGCATTATTGGCGAAGCAAGCATGGAGATTGTTGTATTCTGAAGATTGCCTCATGAGTCATGACGGCTGTACTCAAAGGCAAGTACTTTTAGAACAATCAGTTCACAGAGGTAAAGCTTGGAGTCATACCATCATATGCTTGGCGGAGCATTCTTTCTGGTAGAGAACTGTTGAAAAAAGGTCTGAAACGACTAGTTGGAGATGGTGTCAGTATTAACGTATGGACGGAGCCATGGTTTGAAGATGATGAAGGAATCTTGCGCACATTTTGATGCTAACTTGCGAGTATCTGATCTAATCGATACTCACACAGGGAGATGGTGTCTTACGCGATTGAAAGAGATATTTGTTCCAGGGGATATTAAAATTCTTCAAAGCAATCAGCCAGTGATTTTAAAGCCTGATTCATGGGTATGGAAACATACGCAAAGCAGCGTGTATTCAGTGAAAACAAGTTATGAACTTGCTTTTGCTGAGAACAATCAAGAGCTGCTTCGAGAACACTATGTCTACCCATCTATCAACCCTTTAAAGAACCAAGTGTGGCATATTAAGGCTCCTTCCAAGCTCAAAGTTTTTCTCTGGAAAGCTTTATCTGGAGCATTGCCGGTTCTCGATGGTTTACAGGCTCGAGGTATGAAATGTGATCAAGTTTGCCAGACGTGTGGAGTGGAGGGCGAATCTATCAACCACGTTCTGTTTACTTGTACTTTGGCGAGAAAGGTTTGGGCTATATCTGGTTTTCCAGCGAGACTAGGGGGTTTCAATCATTACTCGATTTTCACCAACCTGAGTTATGTGATGCAAACATGGGAAGGGAGAAAGGAATGGCAAGAAGTAACAAAAAGCTTTCCGTGGACCCTCTGGTATTTGTGGAAAAATAGAAATAGACTTTTGTTTGAAGGATATTTGTTTGATGGAGATCACATATGCAGTAAAGCGAAAGAGGAAGCTGATTTGTGGTATTATGCTCAGACTTTTGGAGACAGAAGCTCAACTGATCATAGAGATACAGCGCTTCGGGATTCTATGGTTTGGAAAAGGCCCCCTCCAAATGTACTTAAATGTAATATTGGGATGCAGTggtcaaaaaaaagaagatagcAGGAATGGCATGGATTCTTAGTGATTCCAGGGGAGTTGTGTTACTTAATAGTCGACGCTCGTTTGGAGATGTTGGAACCAAAGTAGAAGCCCAGTATTTAAGTGTTGCATGGGCTGTTGAGAGTATGCGAAGTCTTCGAAGACTGAATGTGCACTTTGCTTTTGAAGGAAGTAGTTCCGTCAATGCAGTGAATCGGCCTAAAGCTTGGCCTTCCTTCAAAAATAAAGTGATGAACATCAGGATACTGCTTCGTGATTTTTTGGACTGGCGAGTTTTGAAAGAACCATTTCAAGCTAATAGGGCTGCTCGCTTCATAGCAACTAGTGCTTTAGAAGATAGTTTTTACCAATCTTATGTAGCTAGTGGGTTACCTAGATGGTGTGCATATGCATTCCCGTAGTCTGGGACTTTGTATGATTTTTTGGTGTACTCTATGGTTTTCTTTGGTTTAATGAAATCCTCtttagtgaaaaaaaaagatatctttTAATGTTCCAATATTAAAGGGGTGAAATAAAAGACTAAAAGCTGTAATGAGGAAATCAATGAAGATCAGATATCTTTTAATGTTCCAAAATTGAAGGGGGGAATTAAAAAGACTAAAAGGTGTAATGAGTCTAATGACAAATTGACAATTCAGTTCACCTAGCTACCAGCTTGTGTGAACACTGAAGATCCACCCACACAAGAGCGTTGTCTGTTATTCTCTTTATATGTTAACATATGATGTTTATTAAGAGTTCTACACGTTGACAAGAAAATTTTTGTAcacataaataaagaaaacattattTACAGTTTATTTAACCACAAGTTAAccacataaaaataaattaatattgtacTGCAAATTAAAATCATCATCTAAATTAATACAAAAAAGTAGAAGCTTCCTTAATCTAGTGGTTTGACTAAAAGTTCATTAATGCTTTTAAATCACAAGGTCTGGGGTTCAAATCTCAGAAAACACAAattatagaaagaaaaaaagaaaaaagttataAGAAGTCTTTAGTATGATGTTTAGTATGGTGCATGGCGTATCATCGACTATAGATCTCTGAGATATCAAACTAAGTCACAAACCCAACAGGATCTCATAGAGCAGCTCGGAATAACGCAGTCAGACGTGTATTCTAATATGATGGTAAAATCGTCGGTTAtagaatcgtctatgtaatatttttcggcattataatagtataattaatgtgcacaaaaaaaataatagtataattaatcagactttttttaaaaaaaaacacagataaTTCTCTTAAAACATGGTGATGCATTTTCATCATCACGAGCTACCAGTCACTAACTTGCGGAGCCAATCTGTCAAAGACAACCAATAATATCTTTGAATACTTGGAAACAGCCATTATCATCTAAAGGTCAAACATTTGATTCCACAAGAGaatccaacttttttttttggtaaaatgttaaatattataCCAATTTTCAGTTTGTGACAGCAATTACAAAGACATGACTAGTAGcagaaaacaaaaacgaaaCTAAACACACGAACTAACAGCAAAAACAACCTTGAAAAGAAAACCGAGAAGAGAAGCTGTCTGAGGATATAGCTAAACAGCGAGACAGGCGAGGACCAAGCAAGCGAGAATCCAACTCTTTAGAGCATTATCATCACATACTGACAGCACGGACGATGAAAATCAGACTTTGTATAAATAATGAACATGCAAAAGATGATTTAAACGTAGCTCGCGAGTCACGAGCTAAGACCACAACGTAAGCTTTCAGTCAACTAACAAAATGATTATACGTAACAACAGACTTCGTCGGTGCTTTCCGTATGGGATGATAAACATGAACACGGAAACACATTCGTCTTGCCTCCGGCCAGAATCTAAACCAGCGACATTTAAAGTATAAACATGTCGATCTCATAAGTTCaacattataataattttggGCCTAATAAAGGCTAATCTAATACATTTGCATAAACATATGAaaacaaattaacattttagACCAATCTAAGAAAATATCCTGATGTTCAGATCTCTAAGATATTTTGGAAACAAATATCTTGAAAATATGTACTTTTcagttttaaaatgttttcttttccagAATCAATCAAAACAATGTAATTCACTTGTGGACAAATTATCCTCATAGAATGAAAAAACGACAAAAACTTTTGTAAAACTGGCGTGAATAGgatgtatttttgttttaaaatactaAGAACATTTCCAACTCCGatacatctaatctattaatttagggattatctactatttgaagttctcatttaaattttggactctttcataattgttgctagaatatatcatgcctcttATACAATGCAatctaccaacttaaattaaatcaaatcttaaccaacatagattagttaaacctaaccagtaacacttttataatatttttggttaatctcttaatataattagatcatataaaactgaaccactcttaaatcaacgagtttcatatcattccagacataagagaaaaaatatccgactcatttacaacgtaagcatacaaagaccgtgtatgcttatgctcattgatcttccaaaaaccaaataattgtggcatataccaacataggctcatatTCGTATCACTAAATTTACTTTCATATATTTACTATTtgcctacatcatatcacaacatacacagttatgcaagaacatgacttttttttgttcaaacaaccaaataatggtggcatatggtcagtagattttttaaatatgttttttatatattacattttacgagactatgtgtataagttttttttttgaaaaagggcataactatgtgtataagttaaaaggtaaaaggtgtgacaaggcaaattattatactaaaaataaaaaagattaaatacaaactaataacaagtacaacacaaattataacactattaaattctatatatatttaataaaatattatatatatgtctaatatgtgtatatataaatgttacacaatatatataatattatatacacatattatatataccatatattattaattgaaatttgacaaatcaatttccgccctttagggcgggtcctaatctagtttgatactttaaaatatagtttaaagtATAATGTTTTAGTGATATCCTATTGAGAAATAACCTAAGATagatttaaaaagtttttttataaatatagtttctaagaattaaaatgaccaaaatattttattaaagagttaaatcttttttttttgtcgtcgactaaaaaaaaaagatttaactctttaataaaatattttggtcattttaattcttagaaaactatatttataaaaaaaaaataatctagagtttagggttaactaatctagactttagggtttaaagttaaATGTGAATTTTGAGACTggggtttaaaatttataaaattaaaagtgaatatttaaaataatttcaaaaagcattttctaaatttctaaaacaaaatttgaaaaaattgaaaaaaaaattccaaaaaa includes:
- the LOC108824620 gene encoding uncharacterized protein LOC108824620, yielding MSKAYDRVEWGYLRALLLALGFDINWTRLIMRCVSTVTYSVLINDQAHGMIMPQRGLRQRDPLSPLLFVLCTEGLTHLLTKAAQERRITGIQFGFRRSAMHHLLFADDCLFSCKAEEQQSAALLRILEMYGQVTGQVINPSKSSIIFGKQVSEENKSRVKQLLGPNMAPRLGKRLSGWHAKTLSQGGKEVLIKAVGTALPVSAMSVFKLPKTTLSSLTSALASFWWSSVEHKRKIHWLSWEKMCLPKKFGGLGFKDLESFSQALLAKQAWRLLYSEDCLMSHDGCTQRQLEMVSVLTYGRSHGLKMMKESCAHFDANLRVSDLIDTHTGRWCLTRLKEIFVPGDIKILQSNQPVILKPDSWVWKHTQSSVYSVKTSYELAFAENNQELLREHYVYPSINPLKNQVWHIKAPSKLKVFLWKALSGALPVLDGLQARGLGYIWFSSETRGFQSLLDFHQPELCDANMGREKGMARSNKKLSVDPLVFVEK